In the genome of Myroides phaeus, one region contains:
- the hisH gene encoding imidazole glycerol phosphate synthase subunit HisH — MIAILKYNAGNIQSVENAVQRLGYQTIVTDDINELNAADKVIFPGVGEASSAMAYLKERQLDEVIKQLKQPVLGICLGMQLLCQFTEEGNTQGIGVFDNKVRLFPSTDIVPHMGWNDCNTLQGQLFQGIQEGADFYFVHSYCAEVNENTVATTNYILPFSAALQKDNFYAVQFHPEKSATIGNQLLKNFLEL, encoded by the coding sequence ATGATAGCGATTTTAAAGTATAATGCGGGAAATATACAGTCGGTTGAGAATGCCGTACAGCGGTTGGGATATCAGACTATTGTTACGGATGATATCAATGAATTAAACGCTGCTGATAAAGTTATTTTTCCCGGTGTAGGTGAGGCGTCATCGGCGATGGCGTATTTAAAAGAACGCCAGTTAGACGAGGTGATTAAGCAGTTGAAACAACCCGTTTTAGGTATTTGCTTAGGAATGCAGTTGTTGTGCCAATTTACAGAGGAAGGCAATACGCAGGGCATTGGTGTTTTTGACAACAAGGTGCGTTTGTTTCCAAGTACAGATATTGTGCCACATATGGGTTGGAACGATTGCAATACCCTACAAGGCCAGTTGTTTCAAGGCATACAAGAGGGAGCCGATTTTTACTTTGTACACAGTTATTGTGCTGAGGTGAATGAAAATACTGTAGCTACAACAAACTATATTCTGCCTTTTTCAGCGGCTTTGCAAAAAGACAACTTTTACGCTGTGCAGTTTCACCCTGAGAAATCGGCAACTATTGGAAACCAATTATTAAAAAACTTTTTAGAATTATGA
- the hisG gene encoding ATP phosphoribosyltransferase — protein MSKLKIAIQKSGRLSEKSLELIKECGIKIPNGGGKLISESTNFPIEILFLRDDDIAKYVEQNVADIGIVGENAYLEANQNVDIVEYLGFASCRLSLAVSKNTAYNDISFFQNKKIATSYPIILQKYLESKNVQANIEFISGSVEIAPSIGLADGICDIVSSGSTLMSNGLKEVEKVMDSQAILIASPGLADEKQAILQKLLFRIKAVLRAKENKYILLNAPNEKLDEIVRILPGMKSPTILPLADEGWSSLHSVIQEDKFWDIIDELKKAGAESILVAPIEKMIF, from the coding sequence ATGAGTAAATTAAAAATTGCAATCCAAAAAAGCGGTCGTTTAAGCGAAAAGTCCTTAGAACTTATCAAAGAATGCGGAATTAAGATTCCAAACGGAGGAGGAAAACTAATCTCCGAAAGTACAAACTTCCCAATCGAAATCTTGTTTTTACGCGATGATGATATCGCCAAATACGTTGAACAAAACGTGGCAGATATCGGAATTGTAGGTGAGAATGCCTACTTAGAGGCTAACCAAAACGTAGATATTGTAGAATACCTTGGTTTTGCTTCTTGCAGATTGAGCTTAGCTGTATCTAAAAACACAGCATACAACGATATCTCCTTCTTCCAAAATAAAAAGATAGCAACGTCATATCCGATTATCCTTCAAAAATACTTGGAAAGCAAGAACGTACAAGCCAACATCGAGTTTATCTCAGGTAGTGTTGAAATTGCCCCAAGCATCGGATTAGCAGACGGTATTTGTGATATCGTAAGTAGTGGGTCAACCCTAATGTCAAACGGACTAAAAGAAGTAGAGAAAGTAATGGATAGTCAGGCTATTCTTATTGCAAGTCCGGGGTTAGCAGATGAGAAACAAGCCATACTACAAAAACTGTTGTTCCGCATAAAAGCCGTCTTGAGAGCCAAAGAAAACAAGTATATCCTGCTAAACGCACCTAATGAAAAGTTAGATGAAATCGTCAGAATCTTACCAGGAATGAAAAGTCCAACCATACTTCCCTTAGCAGATGAAGGGTGGAGTAGCCTTCACTCTGTAATCCAAGAAGACAAGTTTTGGGATATCATAGACGAACTCAAAAAAGCAGGAGCAGAAAGTATCCTTGTCGCTCCAATTGAAAAGATGATTTTTTAA
- a CDS encoding LytR/AlgR family response regulator transcription factor encodes MKVYILEDEANILKYILSLIVDIPYLQVVGYAGEISKAEIEIEQQQPDLILADIHLKDGNSFSLFHKMEVNAQIIFITAYSNYAIDALNLGAFSYLLKPIDEAEFKQQIDRCYNNFDDHKIDKKQLEIASDYYQNEQAPTRIALKNFDYTQIVQVRDIMYCKSDKGYTTFYLNSGQKIVVSKVLKEYEALLPGNTFIRCHQSYLVNVNYISKYYKNGLLELFTKQTIPVSDRKKEVVLEFISSIS; translated from the coding sequence ATGAAAGTATATATACTCGAAGATGAAGCCAATATCTTAAAATACATCCTCTCGTTAATCGTTGATATACCCTACTTACAAGTAGTTGGGTATGCGGGGGAAATCAGCAAAGCAGAAATAGAAATTGAACAACAACAACCCGATTTAATATTAGCCGATATCCACTTAAAAGACGGCAATAGCTTTTCGCTGTTTCACAAAATGGAAGTAAACGCACAGATAATATTTATCACTGCTTATAGCAATTACGCCATCGACGCCTTAAACTTAGGTGCGTTTTCTTACTTGTTGAAACCCATTGATGAGGCGGAGTTTAAACAGCAAATAGACAGGTGTTATAACAATTTTGACGATCATAAAATCGACAAAAAGCAATTGGAAATAGCCTCTGATTATTACCAAAATGAACAAGCGCCAACGCGTATTGCACTAAAAAACTTTGACTACACACAAATCGTACAAGTGCGCGATATTATGTATTGCAAAAGTGACAAAGGATACACGACTTTTTATTTGAATAGCGGACAAAAGATAGTGGTGTCAAAAGTGTTGAAAGAATACGAAGCCCTGTTGCCCGGCAACACCTTTATCCGTTGTCACCAATCCTATTTAGTCAATGTAAACTACATCAGCAAGTATTACAAAAACGGCTTATTAGAGTTGTTTACCAAGCAAACCATTCCCGTATCCGATCGTAAAAAGGAAGTAGTCTTAGAATTTATAAGCAGTATTTCCTAA
- a CDS encoding histidine kinase, producing MDTLSVEEKKEIVQQEKDQFTAVANKEKNPFYHYISGLEAYQNKAFDEAQQHFTAMQTAAQQAEVTHLKELYILYSALNSNAIVDAALMEELLLKTSEAEKANSSITFRFYDALAQAYFKNRNPAKALEYATLHFENHPLNKTVVVQQRYYEISLLLAITSGNEDKVDHLRDEFKRLLAQTQDPFATARYYDLETFYYNIKKDYPQALASSQESFNQLKKLDALTVASFNNLATSFIKNNLVDSALTYYKEGLHWADTRNKGQEKGIIYSGLSNTYKIKGDYKNALIALDSCYKVETANQEKIKADFIAELQTKYETEKKDSEIALLKTNNDLNQKVIKQQWRMFTAFGLLIVFAFLYMQIRYRQRLLKERNQRLETENKKMQVEQRALQLQLNPHFIYNSIANLQGLIVNDQKRQANEYLLAFSTLMRNILEHNRCEFITLKEELTTISNYVKLQQMRYANKFEYTINCHDILTDNIEIPPMLLQPFVENAIEHGFAHIDYAGKLSMEITQENQHIHICITDNGKGLNTPNQKSQTKKSLSQTITQERLDLHYNSTQKRAHFEVVNKADTPQQTGVVVHIYLPILID from the coding sequence ATGGATACCCTTAGTGTTGAGGAGAAGAAGGAAATAGTACAACAAGAAAAAGACCAATTTACTGCTGTTGCCAACAAAGAAAAGAATCCCTTTTATCACTATATAAGCGGATTAGAAGCGTATCAAAACAAAGCATTTGATGAGGCACAGCAACACTTCACAGCGATGCAAACAGCAGCGCAACAAGCAGAAGTAACCCACCTTAAAGAACTGTATATTCTATACTCGGCATTAAACAGCAACGCCATTGTTGACGCGGCGTTGATGGAGGAATTATTGCTAAAAACAAGTGAAGCAGAAAAGGCAAACAGCAGTATTACTTTTCGCTTTTACGACGCTTTGGCACAAGCATATTTCAAAAACAGAAACCCTGCAAAAGCCTTAGAATACGCAACCTTACACTTTGAAAACCACCCATTAAACAAGACAGTAGTCGTTCAACAACGCTATTACGAAATATCGTTACTCTTGGCAATTACATCCGGAAACGAAGATAAAGTAGACCATTTAAGAGACGAGTTCAAACGCTTGTTAGCACAAACACAAGACCCGTTTGCCACAGCGCGTTATTACGATTTAGAAACCTTTTACTACAACATAAAAAAGGACTACCCACAAGCATTAGCAAGTAGTCAGGAGAGTTTTAACCAATTGAAAAAGCTCGACGCACTAACCGTTGCCTCGTTCAATAACCTGGCTACCAGTTTCATCAAAAACAACTTAGTAGATTCGGCTTTAACCTATTACAAAGAGGGATTACACTGGGCAGACACTCGTAACAAAGGACAAGAAAAAGGAATTATCTACAGCGGATTAAGCAACACATACAAGATAAAAGGCGACTATAAAAACGCATTAATAGCCTTAGACTCTTGCTATAAAGTAGAAACAGCAAACCAAGAAAAGATAAAAGCAGACTTTATAGCCGAGTTGCAAACCAAGTACGAAACCGAGAAAAAAGACTCAGAAATAGCCTTATTAAAAACGAATAACGACTTAAACCAAAAAGTGATCAAGCAGCAATGGCGTATGTTTACGGCATTCGGACTCCTTATTGTCTTTGCGTTTTTATATATGCAAATCCGCTATCGCCAACGCTTGTTAAAAGAGCGAAACCAGCGATTAGAAACGGAAAACAAGAAAATGCAAGTAGAACAACGCGCACTCCAATTGCAGTTAAATCCACACTTCATTTACAATTCCATTGCCAATTTACAAGGGTTAATTGTCAATGACCAAAAGCGACAAGCCAATGAATACCTGCTTGCCTTTTCAACCCTAATGCGCAATATCTTAGAACACAATCGCTGTGAGTTTATCACCTTAAAAGAAGAATTAACCACCATTAGCAATTACGTCAAACTACAACAAATGCGTTATGCTAACAAGTTTGAGTACACTATAAATTGCCACGATATCCTCACAGATAATATTGAAATTCCGCCTATGCTATTACAGCCATTCGTTGAAAATGCCATTGAACACGGGTTTGCCCATATTGACTATGCAGGAAAACTGTCGATGGAAATAACACAGGAAAATCAGCACATACACATTTGTATAACAGACAACGGAAAAGGGCTGAATACCCCAAATCAAAAGTCGCAAACTAAGAAGTCGCTATCCCAAACAATCACACAAGAGCGTTTAGACTTACACTATAATAGCACACAAAAAAGAGCCCATTTTGAGGTTGTAAACAAGGCAGATACCCCACAACAAACAGGTGTAGTAGTTCATATTTATTTGCCAATTTTAATCGACTAA
- the hisB gene encoding bifunctional histidinol-phosphatase/imidazoleglycerol-phosphate dehydratase HisB, with protein sequence MKKKVLFIDRDGTIINEPADFQIDSLEKLEFLPQVITNLARIAKELDYELVMVSNQDGLGTASFPTETFWPAQNKMLAVLQGEGINFVDIYIDESFEQENKPTRKPGIGMLGKYVYGNYDLANSFVIGDRLTDVQLAKNLGAQAILIQEDNNTEAALTTMSWNDIYQFLKAKPRTATVVRTTKETDIKVQVNLDSNKESQFDTGLPFFDHMLEQISKHGEVGLQVKVKGDLQIDEHHTMEDTALALGEAFKQALGNKKGIERYGFLLPMDDCLAQVAIDFGGRPWIVWDVAFTREKIGDVPTEMFYHFFKSFSDAAQCNLNIKCEGTNEHHKIEAVFKAFAKAIKQAVSRTNNYEIPSTKGIL encoded by the coding sequence ATGAAAAAGAAAGTATTATTTATTGATAGAGATGGAACAATCATCAACGAACCAGCTGACTTTCAAATCGACAGCTTAGAGAAGTTGGAGTTCCTACCTCAGGTAATCACCAATTTAGCGCGCATCGCCAAGGAATTAGACTACGAATTGGTAATGGTGAGTAATCAAGACGGACTGGGTACAGCGTCGTTTCCAACAGAAACCTTTTGGCCTGCTCAAAACAAGATGTTGGCGGTATTGCAAGGAGAGGGAATCAACTTTGTGGATATCTACATTGATGAGTCGTTTGAACAAGAGAACAAACCAACGCGTAAACCTGGTATTGGTATGTTGGGCAAGTACGTGTATGGCAACTACGACTTGGCAAATTCCTTCGTTATTGGCGATAGGCTAACAGATGTTCAACTGGCTAAAAACCTTGGGGCACAGGCTATTTTGATTCAGGAGGACAACAATACAGAAGCAGCGTTAACAACGATGAGTTGGAACGACATCTACCAGTTTTTAAAAGCTAAACCACGCACAGCAACGGTGGTTCGTACTACCAAAGAAACCGATATTAAAGTGCAGGTGAACCTGGATAGTAATAAGGAATCACAGTTTGACACAGGCTTACCGTTTTTTGATCATATGTTAGAACAAATCAGCAAACACGGGGAAGTAGGGTTACAGGTGAAGGTGAAAGGCGATTTGCAAATTGATGAACACCACACAATGGAGGACACGGCATTGGCGTTGGGAGAGGCGTTCAAACAAGCCTTGGGCAATAAAAAGGGAATTGAGAGATATGGCTTTTTACTACCGATGGACGATTGCTTAGCACAGGTGGCTATTGACTTTGGAGGGCGACCTTGGATCGTGTGGGACGTGGCGTTTACCCGTGAGAAAATAGGGGATGTACCAACAGAAATGTTTTACCACTTTTTCAAATCGTTTAGTGATGCCGCACAGTGTAACCTAAACATCAAATGTGAGGGAACGAATGAGCACCACAAGATAGAGGCGGTGTTTAAAGCCTTTGCAAAAGCGATAAAACAAGCGGTATCACGCACGAATAATTACGAAATACCAAGTACAAAAGGAATCTTATGA
- the hisA gene encoding 1-(5-phosphoribosyl)-5-[(5-phosphoribosylamino)methylideneamino]imidazole-4-carboxamide isomerase yields MRIIPAIDVIDGKCVRLSKGDYDTKKIYADDPVEMAKRFEDNGIQYLHLVDLNGAKSNKVQIAGLIEAIATQTKLIVDFGGGIKTEDDVKIAFESGANQITVGSVALNNPLMFYSWLKEYGSDKIILGADCKDRQIMTQGWLKGSKVDVVDFISEYMEQGVSTTIVTDIDKDGMLSGPAFELYNEIMSKTGVDLIASGGITTIADVLRLREMGCEGAIIGKAIYEGTITLKQLSELC; encoded by the coding sequence ATGAGAATTATACCAGCAATAGACGTAATAGACGGAAAATGTGTTCGCTTGAGCAAAGGAGATTACGACACTAAAAAAATATATGCAGACGACCCTGTTGAAATGGCGAAACGCTTTGAAGATAATGGTATTCAATACTTACACTTGGTGGACCTAAATGGGGCTAAGTCAAACAAAGTACAGATAGCGGGATTAATAGAGGCGATTGCTACACAAACTAAGTTGATTGTGGACTTTGGAGGGGGAATCAAAACTGAAGATGATGTGAAGATTGCCTTTGAATCAGGGGCTAATCAGATAACTGTGGGTAGTGTAGCCTTAAATAATCCGCTGATGTTTTACAGCTGGTTGAAAGAATACGGCAGCGACAAAATTATCTTAGGAGCCGATTGTAAAGATCGACAAATTATGACTCAAGGTTGGCTTAAAGGCAGTAAGGTTGATGTGGTGGATTTCATTAGCGAGTACATGGAACAAGGCGTGAGTACGACCATCGTAACCGATATTGACAAAGACGGAATGCTGAGTGGGCCTGCTTTTGAACTATACAATGAGATTATGAGTAAAACAGGTGTTGATTTAATTGCGAGTGGTGGTATCACAACCATAGCCGATGTGTTGAGGTTGAGAGAAATGGGGTGTGAGGGCGCTATTATTGGCAAGGCGATTTATGAAGGAACGATCACGTTAAAACAGTTGAGTGAGTTATGCTAA
- the hisD gene encoding histidinol dehydrogenase, whose product MKTVQFPPREQWTTLCKRPSIQAENLTDKVADILQQVRTQGDKAVYQLIEKYDKASLDNLKVSNQELCNAIGQVDEQLKAAIKVAYTNIKKFHESQQTQEAVVETSPGVSCWRKSKPIEKVGLYIPGGTAPLFSTLLMLGIPAQIAGCKQIVLCTPCNADGVVNPVILYTASFLGITEIYKIGGAQAIAALAYGTETVPKVYKIFGPGNQFVTKAKELVSSQGTAIDMPAGPSEVLVIADKNADADFVAADLLSQAEHGTDSQVVLVSDNEAILNKVQQAIVAQTKELPRRDLVEQTLSNSLVIQLNNIDECIELSNVYAPEHLILAVDNFEQYTDAIVNAGSVFLGKYACESAGDYASGTNHTLPTNGYATSYSGVSLDSFVKKITFQTITAAGIQQLGPTIEIMAAAEQLVAHKNAVTIRLKKLNNEQ is encoded by the coding sequence ATGAAAACAGTACAATTTCCCCCACGTGAACAATGGACAACGCTTTGTAAACGACCAAGCATTCAAGCAGAAAACCTAACGGATAAGGTAGCCGATATATTACAACAAGTACGCACACAAGGCGATAAGGCAGTTTACCAATTAATAGAGAAGTACGACAAGGCAAGTCTTGACAACCTAAAAGTGAGCAATCAAGAGTTGTGTAACGCTATCGGTCAGGTAGATGAACAGTTGAAAGCAGCGATAAAAGTAGCCTATACCAATATCAAGAAGTTTCACGAATCACAACAAACACAAGAAGCAGTAGTAGAAACGAGTCCCGGGGTAAGCTGTTGGAGAAAGAGCAAACCGATAGAAAAAGTGGGATTATACATTCCTGGAGGAACGGCTCCTTTGTTTTCAACCTTACTGATGTTGGGAATCCCCGCGCAAATAGCAGGTTGCAAGCAAATTGTGTTGTGTACACCGTGTAACGCAGACGGCGTAGTCAATCCAGTTATTCTATACACCGCATCGTTCTTAGGCATTACCGAAATATACAAAATAGGAGGAGCACAAGCTATCGCCGCTTTAGCTTACGGAACAGAAACCGTACCTAAGGTGTATAAGATTTTTGGACCGGGTAATCAATTTGTAACCAAAGCAAAAGAGTTGGTGTCAAGTCAAGGAACGGCAATCGATATGCCGGCTGGTCCAAGTGAGGTGTTAGTCATTGCCGACAAAAATGCTGATGCCGATTTCGTAGCAGCAGACTTGTTATCTCAAGCAGAACACGGTACGGATAGTCAAGTTGTTTTAGTCAGTGATAACGAAGCAATATTAAACAAAGTACAACAAGCAATTGTGGCGCAAACAAAGGAATTGCCAAGACGTGATTTAGTAGAGCAAACCCTGAGCAATAGCCTGGTAATTCAGTTAAACAACATAGATGAGTGTATCGAACTGAGCAATGTCTATGCGCCTGAGCACTTGATATTGGCAGTGGACAACTTCGAACAATACACTGATGCGATTGTCAATGCAGGCTCTGTATTCTTAGGGAAATACGCTTGTGAGAGTGCCGGAGATTACGCCAGTGGTACCAATCACACCTTGCCAACAAACGGGTATGCAACAAGTTACAGTGGTGTGTCTTTAGATAGTTTTGTCAAGAAAATTACTTTTCAAACCATCACCGCAGCCGGAATCCAACAACTCGGACCAACTATTGAAATTATGGCAGCAGCAGAGCAGTTGGTCGCTCACAAAAATGCCGTTACCATTCGCTTAAAAAAGTTGAACAATGAACAGTAA
- the hisIE gene encoding bifunctional phosphoribosyl-AMP cyclohydrolase/phosphoribosyl-ATP diphosphatase HisIE, producing the protein MKENIDFNKGNGLVAVVIQDALTMKVLMQAYMNEAAFDQTVAEGKVTFFSRTKNRLWTKGETSQNYLWVQRMQLDCDGDCLLIQVKADGPTCHRGTETCFDTTESSSKGFVYELQDVISSRIDNKTEGSYTYQLYQRGINKVAQKVGEEAVEVVIEAKDKNADLFKNEAADLMYHYLLLLKAKGFTLEDIETILKERHK; encoded by the coding sequence ATGAAAGAGAATATAGATTTTAATAAGGGAAACGGGTTAGTAGCAGTTGTAATTCAAGACGCATTAACAATGAAGGTGTTGATGCAAGCCTATATGAACGAGGCTGCTTTTGACCAAACCGTTGCAGAGGGAAAAGTAACGTTTTTTAGTCGTACCAAAAACAGGCTGTGGACCAAAGGAGAAACTTCACAGAACTACCTTTGGGTACAGCGTATGCAGTTAGACTGCGATGGCGATTGTCTGTTGATTCAGGTTAAAGCAGACGGACCCACTTGCCACAGAGGAACAGAAACGTGTTTTGACACCACAGAAAGCAGTAGCAAAGGATTTGTGTACGAATTACAAGACGTGATCAGTAGTCGCATTGACAATAAAACAGAGGGTTCATACACCTATCAGTTATATCAACGCGGCATCAACAAAGTAGCCCAAAAAGTAGGAGAAGAAGCCGTTGAGGTAGTCATTGAAGCCAAAGATAAGAACGCCGATTTATTTAAAAACGAAGCCGCCGATTTGATGTATCACTACCTACTTTTGCTAAAAGCAAAGGGATTTACCTTAGAAGACATAGAAACCATTTTGAAAGAAAGACATAAATAA
- the hisF gene encoding imidazole glycerol phosphate synthase subunit HisF, translating into MLKKRIIPCLDIQNGQVVKGVNFENIKQAGDPIALAKRYVAEGADELVFLDITATIENRKTLVDLVRAIAREINIPFTVGGGINSVEQARELIRAGADKVSVNSAAIRRVELLSELAQEFGNQCVVLAIDTKQEDGVWWVYSKGGREKTDKQTLDWAQEGVRSGAGEILLTSMNHDGTKGGFALELTSQVADIVDVPVIASGGAGAIEHFEDVFTQTRATGALAASIFHYGQVPIVALKQALKTKNIAVR; encoded by the coding sequence ATGCTAAAAAAGAGAATAATACCGTGTTTGGACATTCAAAACGGACAAGTAGTAAAGGGTGTAAACTTTGAAAACATCAAACAAGCAGGTGATCCGATTGCGTTGGCAAAGCGCTATGTAGCAGAGGGGGCAGACGAATTGGTGTTTTTAGACATTACGGCAACTATTGAAAACAGAAAGACGTTAGTTGATTTAGTACGCGCTATTGCAAGGGAAATCAATATTCCGTTTACAGTTGGTGGCGGAATCAACAGTGTGGAGCAAGCGAGGGAACTCATTCGCGCTGGTGCTGATAAGGTGAGTGTAAACTCTGCCGCTATCCGCCGTGTGGAGTTGCTGAGCGAGTTGGCACAGGAGTTTGGCAACCAATGTGTGGTATTGGCCATTGACACCAAGCAAGAAGATGGTGTGTGGTGGGTGTATAGCAAAGGAGGCCGTGAGAAAACGGATAAACAAACATTAGATTGGGCACAAGAAGGCGTGCGTAGTGGGGCTGGGGAAATCCTGTTAACCTCTATGAATCACGACGGAACCAAAGGTGGTTTTGCACTTGAACTAACCAGTCAAGTAGCCGATATTGTTGATGTTCCAGTTATCGCATCAGGTGGAGCAGGGGCTATTGAACACTTTGAAGATGTGTTTACTCAAACGCGTGCCACAGGTGCTTTAGCAGCCAGTATTTTTCACTACGGACAAGTGCCTATTGTAGCATTAAAACAAGCATTAAAAACAAAAAATATAGCAGTAAGATGA
- the hisC gene encoding histidinol-phosphate transaminase, with protein sequence MNSNITALVRQNIQSLVPYTSARDEYKGNEGVFLDANENPFGLTNRYPDPYQKELKQVIADIKNIDAANLFLGNGSDEAIDLAYRIFCEPKQDKALAFTPTYGMYEVYANINNVDLYTLPLNDLFQIDKASLTPYLKDNSIKLMFICSPNNPTGNVIATETIEWILANFKGIVIVDEAYIDFSNSVSWTQRLGDYPNLIILQTLSKGWGMAGLRIGMAVMNQEVLQYFNKVKSPYNISQINQLEAIKVLSDTVAFDKRIALLNQEKARVIEELNAMAMTKRIYPSDANFILVEVTNANAVYSQLIDKQIIVRNRHSVVPNTLRISIGTPTENTQLINTLKQIDNEKESIIY encoded by the coding sequence ATGAACAGTAATATCACCGCTTTAGTGCGACAAAATATACAGAGTTTAGTGCCTTATACAAGTGCGCGAGATGAATATAAGGGGAATGAGGGTGTCTTTTTAGACGCTAATGAAAATCCTTTCGGTTTGACCAACCGATACCCAGACCCGTATCAAAAGGAGTTGAAACAGGTAATTGCTGATATTAAAAACATAGACGCGGCCAACTTGTTTTTGGGAAATGGAAGTGATGAGGCGATTGACTTGGCTTACCGCATTTTTTGTGAACCGAAACAAGACAAGGCATTGGCATTTACGCCTACATACGGAATGTATGAGGTCTATGCCAATATCAACAATGTGGACTTATATACCTTGCCGTTGAACGATTTGTTTCAGATTGACAAGGCAAGTCTAACCCCGTATTTGAAAGACAACAGCATCAAGCTAATGTTTATCTGTTCGCCTAACAATCCAACCGGAAATGTAATTGCAACGGAAACAATCGAGTGGATATTGGCTAATTTCAAAGGGATAGTTATTGTTGATGAGGCGTATATCGACTTCAGCAATAGCGTATCGTGGACACAGCGTTTGGGTGATTATCCTAACTTAATCATTCTACAAACCTTGTCAAAAGGATGGGGAATGGCTGGTTTGCGAATTGGTATGGCGGTGATGAATCAAGAGGTATTGCAGTATTTCAACAAGGTGAAGTCGCCTTATAACATCAGCCAAATCAACCAACTGGAAGCGATTAAGGTGTTGAGCGATACCGTAGCTTTTGACAAACGCATTGCTTTGTTGAACCAAGAAAAGGCAAGGGTCATTGAGGAACTTAACGCAATGGCAATGACCAAGCGCATTTATCCCTCAGATGCCAACTTTATTTTAGTGGAGGTAACCAATGCCAACGCGGTGTACAGCCAATTGATAGACAAGCAAATTATTGTGCGCAATCGCCATAGTGTCGTGCCTAATACACTGCGTATATCAATCGGTACACCAACGGAAAACACCCAATTAATCAACACTTTAAAACAAATAGACAATGAAAAAGAAAGTATTATTTATTGA